From a single Equus asinus isolate D_3611 breed Donkey chromosome 2, EquAss-T2T_v2, whole genome shotgun sequence genomic region:
- the LRIT2 gene encoding leucine-rich repeat, immunoglobulin-like domain and transmembrane domain-containing protein 2 — protein MASVSHYFLLVLAFLDSHAAQPVCLPGCTCSHESFGRSLQCMSISLGAIPLNLPDEFKRVRIENSPLFELPRGSFINMSTLEYLWLNFNNVTVIHLGALERLSELKELRLEGNKLRSVPWTAFRATPLLRVLDLKHNRIEVLPELALQFLINLTYLDLSSNRLTVVSKSVFSNWPAYQKRRQPGCGAKIPPSMVLALHSNPWLCDCRLRGLVQFVKSVSLPVILVNPYLMCRAPLSKAGQLFHETELGDCMKPRISTPSANVTIWAGQNVTLRCLAQASPSPTIAWTYPLSMWREFDVLTSSTAEDAALSELVIPAAHPVDRGNYTCVASNSIGRSTLDISLHVLPAQALPDPYSPFSPLEGDTYIDLRVIKQTVHGILLEWFAVANTPEEKWFTLYVASEEALRKEVVHIGPGINTYAIDDLLPGTKYEACLSLGGRPPRQGQCVVFVTGRDRSGLEERERLLHITVVLCAVLLALPVGAYVWAAQAPCSCREWGLHCCLHRRKAPRCPRAAPQHEDGSYRDHTAICEDNLEHRDAEGDEERERVAEQPGLGEDGVGL, from the exons ATGGCTTCGGTTTCTCACTATTTCCTATTAGTTCTAGCCTTTCTGGATTCACATGCTGCTCAGCCAGTCTGTCTGCCAGGATGTACCTGCTCCCATGAGAGTTTTGGCAG GTCTCTGCAGTGCATGTCCATCTCTTTGGGAGCGATCCCACTGAACCTTCCTGACGAGTTCAAGCGAGTGAGAATTGAAAATTCACCCTTATTTGAACTGCCCCGAGGGTCTTTCATCAACATGAGCACCTTGGAATACCTTTGGCTCAATTTTAACAACGTCACTGTGATCCACCTGGGAGCCCTGGAGCGCCTGTCAGAACTCAAAGAGCTGAGACTGGAGGGGAACAAACTCCGTTCAGTACCGTGGACAGCGTTCCGCGCCACCCCGCTCCTGAGAGTCTTGGATCTCAAACACAACAGGATTGAAGTACTTCCTGAGCTGGCTCTTCAGTTCTTGATCAACCTGACCTACCTTGACCTATCCTCCAATAGGCTTACAGTTGTATCCAAGAGCGTCTTCTCGAACTGGCCGGCCTACCAGAAACGCCGGCAGCCTGGCTGTGGGGCCAAAATTCCCCCCAGCATGGTACTGGCCCTGCACAGCAACCCCTGGCTATGTGACTGTCGCCTACGGGGACTTGTCCAGTTTGTAAAGTCTGTCAGCCTTCCAGTCATCCTTGTGAATCCCTATCTGATGTGCCGAGCCCCTCTCTCCAAGGCGGGGCAGCTTTTTCATGAAACTGAACTCGGTGATTGCATGAAGCCACGGATCTCAACCCCCAGTGCCAATGTCACCATCTGGGCAGGACAGAATGTGACCCTACGATGCCTGGCACAGGCCAGTCCCTCACCAACCATTGCGTGGACTTATCCCCTGAGCATGTGGAGGGAATTTGATG TGCTGACCTCGTCTACTGCCGAAGATGCTGCGTTGTCGGAGCTGGTCATACCCGCGGCCCACCCGGTAGACAGAGGCAATTACACCTGTGTGGCCTCCAACTCTATCGGCAGGAGCACCCTTGACATCTCCCTCCACGTTCTACCCGCCCAGGCCCTGCCCGACCCCtattctcctttctcccccttGGAGGGCGACACCTACATTGACCTGCGTGTCATCAAGCAGACAGTGCATGGGATCCTGCTGGAGTGGTTTGCGGTGGCCAACACCCCTGAGGAGAAGTGGTTCACCCTCTATGTTGCGTCGGAGGAAGCCCTCAGGAAGGAGGTGGTCCACATTGGCCCCGGCATCAACACATATGCCATAGATGACCTCCTCCCTGGCACGAAATACGAGGCGTGCCTCAgccttgggggccggcccccacgCCAGGGCCAGTGTGTGGTCTTTGTGACAGGCAGGGACCGCAGTGGGCTGGAGGAACGGGAGCGCCTTCTGCACATCACTGTGGTCCTGTGTGCGGTGCTGCTGGCACTGCCTGTGGGTGCCTATGTCTGGGCAGCCCAGGCCCCCTGCAGCTGCAGGGAGTGGGGCCTGCACTGCTGTCTTCATCGCAGGAAAGCCCCCAGGTGTCCCCGTGCAGCCCCACAGCATGAGGACGGCTCCTATAGGGACCACACAGCTATCTGTGAGGACAACCTGGAGCACAGAGATGCTGAGGGAGacgaagagagggagagagtggctgaacagcctgggctgggggaggatgGTGTGGGCCTCTAG